One window from the genome of Pseudanabaena yagii GIHE-NHR1 encodes:
- a CDS encoding DUF2281 domain-containing protein, giving the protein MQTTTAIEQTILNNIRQLPPEKQQEVLDFTEALRKKLVPKNKLSMRQIAKLPLAQRHKYLAQYIPATAQDFRNDPELTEFSVLDTADWDIGYE; this is encoded by the coding sequence ATGCAAACCACCACAGCGATCGAGCAAACAATCTTAAATAACATCCGCCAACTACCACCCGAAAAGCAACAAGAAGTCCTCGACTTCACCGAAGCCCTTCGCAAAAAACTTGTACCAAAAAATAAGCTATCCATGCGCCAAATCGCCAAACTGCCTCTAGCCCAAAGGCATAAGTACCTCGCGCAATACATCCCCGCAACCGCCCAAGACTTTCGTAACGACCCAGAACTAACCGAATTTTCGGTACTCGACACCGCAGACTGGGATATTGGCTATGAGTAA
- a CDS encoding GIY-YIG nuclease family protein, translating into MAHMYILECVDGSYYTGSTTDLERRLEQHQRGEGARYTAKKLPVKLVYCEFFEHVADAFYREKQVQGWNRNKKQALIAGDTNLLHEFAACQNESHYSCLSNSSDRNKSSSLSEVEGTVNEARKSPPRG; encoded by the coding sequence ATGGCACATATGTATATTTTGGAGTGTGTGGATGGGAGTTACTATACGGGTAGTACTACGGATTTGGAGCGGCGATTGGAGCAGCATCAGCGCGGTGAGGGGGCAAGGTATACGGCGAAAAAGTTGCCTGTGAAATTAGTGTATTGTGAGTTTTTTGAGCATGTGGCGGATGCTTTTTATCGTGAGAAGCAGGTTCAGGGCTGGAATCGTAATAAGAAGCAGGCGCTGATTGCTGGTGACACGAATTTGCTGCATGAGTTTGCGGCTTGTCAAAATGAGTCACACTACAGTTGCCTGAGCAATTCTAGCGATCGCAATAAATCTAGCTCCCTGAGCGAAGTCGAAGGGACGGTAAACGAAGCACGAAAGTCTCCGCCGCGTGGATAA
- the acsF gene encoding magnesium-protoporphyrin IX monomethyl ester (oxidative) cyclase, whose translation MVATPSKPDVSQSTQQKVNGTGRRETILTPRFYTTDFEAMANMDIFDLKPDYEAILEEFKFDYNRRHFVRTADFNQNWDHIDPKVREHFRVFLEGSCTSEFSGFLLYKEIAVKIKDKNPLMAEIFSLMSRDEARHAGFLNKAMPDFDLQLDLSTLSKTKKYVYFAPKFIFYATYLSEKIGYWRYIKIHQHFLAHPEYRIYPIFNFFENWCQDESRHGDFCSLLLRSEKNNIKGIRANLWSKFFLLSVFATMYLNDICVRNEFYESIGMDTRKYVDEVLRETNRDAAKAFPVIMDLENPKFWSCLKKCEENNAKLSKIDESNAPEWVKKLQKLPLLANNGFQFLTMYLQPSIPTPKGVVL comes from the coding sequence ATGGTAGCTACTCCTTCTAAACCCGATGTAAGCCAGTCAACCCAACAAAAGGTTAACGGGACTGGCCGACGCGAAACCATCCTCACTCCACGCTTCTACACCACTGACTTTGAAGCGATGGCAAATATGGACATCTTCGACCTCAAGCCAGACTATGAAGCTATCCTCGAAGAGTTCAAATTTGACTATAACCGTCGTCACTTTGTCCGTACTGCTGATTTCAACCAAAACTGGGATCATATCGATCCTAAGGTAAGAGAGCATTTCCGTGTTTTCCTAGAAGGTTCTTGCACCTCTGAATTTTCAGGATTTTTGCTATACAAAGAAATTGCAGTCAAAATCAAGGACAAAAATCCTCTCATGGCAGAGATTTTCAGTCTGATGAGCCGTGATGAGGCACGTCACGCTGGTTTCTTGAATAAAGCCATGCCAGACTTTGATCTGCAACTTGACCTTTCGACCCTATCAAAAACCAAGAAATACGTTTACTTCGCACCAAAGTTTATTTTCTACGCTACCTATCTCTCGGAAAAGATTGGCTACTGGCGCTATATCAAAATTCACCAGCATTTCCTTGCCCATCCTGAATATCGCATCTACCCCATCTTCAATTTCTTTGAAAATTGGTGTCAAGATGAAAGCCGCCACGGTGACTTCTGCAGCTTGTTGCTCCGCAGTGAAAAGAATAATATCAAGGGTATTAGAGCCAATCTCTGGAGTAAGTTCTTTTTACTATCCGTATTTGCAACCATGTATCTAAATGATATTTGTGTTCGCAATGAGTTCTACGAGTCGATCGGCATGGATACCAGAAAGTATGTCGATGAAGTTCTTCGTGAAACTAATCGTGATGCAGCCAAGGCTTTCCCAGTAATTATGGATTTGGAGAATCCTAAGTTCTGGTCTTGCCTCAAGAAGTGCGAAGAGAATAATGCAAAGCTCTCGAAGATTGATGAGTCCAATGCTCCAGAATGGGTGAAGAAGCTGCAAAAGCTTCCTCTCCTTGCTAATAATGGTTTCCAATTCTTGACCATGTATCTTCAGCCTTCTATTCCTACACCCAAAGGCGTAGTTCTCTAA
- a CDS encoding MFS transporter yields the protein MQSFNTFSTLDTDLRKNLTAVFWAGLFFWSSMASQLPTIPLYISTLTHSYDQIGIVMGSFAIGLLIFRPYLGRLSDRKGRVYTMRVGLIVAAVVPLCYALLPSIPLLIFFRAVHGISIAAFASSYSALVADLAPIEKRGEIIGYMSLVNPLGLAFGPAIGGLMQEFWGYQPLFVTASLLSVAGLLLTMQIGREGDRQVLSSKTTAKLGFWQTFLNPRVRVPSTVLLLVGLAFGTLSSFMPLLMQQKHIPLNAGLFYMAAALSGFIIRFPVGRLSDEWGRGIFISIGILFYGISMALIYFASQSYEFLLSGIAEGIGSGIVIPAIVALLADRTVPQERGYVFGMTWVGFDVGIAVAGPIMGKLIGVVGITNIFAIATGLCMVGLVIFATQSNKTVAESFKFAIGQTSDRYAIKGIVSHA from the coding sequence ATGCAGTCCTTTAATACTTTTTCAACACTTGATACTGACCTTCGCAAAAATCTGACTGCGGTTTTTTGGGCAGGACTATTTTTCTGGTCGAGTATGGCATCACAGTTGCCAACTATTCCTTTATATATCAGTACCTTAACGCATTCCTATGACCAAATTGGGATTGTTATGGGTTCCTTTGCGATCGGTTTACTCATTTTCCGTCCCTATTTAGGTAGACTTTCAGATCGGAAAGGAAGAGTCTACACGATGCGTGTGGGTTTAATCGTGGCAGCGGTAGTTCCCCTATGCTATGCCCTATTGCCTTCTATTCCTTTGTTGATCTTCTTTCGAGCAGTGCATGGGATTAGTATTGCCGCCTTTGCCTCAAGTTATAGTGCTTTGGTTGCTGATCTTGCGCCAATTGAAAAACGTGGTGAAATCATTGGCTATATGAGTTTGGTGAATCCATTGGGGTTGGCGTTTGGTCCCGCAATAGGTGGTTTAATGCAGGAATTTTGGGGATATCAGCCTCTATTTGTCACAGCTTCATTGCTATCAGTGGCAGGGCTATTGCTGACAATGCAGATTGGTCGTGAGGGCGATCGCCAAGTGCTATCTTCTAAAACAACTGCTAAATTAGGCTTTTGGCAAACTTTCCTCAATCCTAGGGTGAGAGTACCTTCTACCGTTCTCTTATTGGTTGGGCTAGCTTTTGGAACTCTCAGTTCTTTTATGCCTTTGCTAATGCAACAGAAGCATATTCCGCTCAATGCGGGGCTATTCTATATGGCGGCGGCTTTGTCTGGATTTATCATTCGCTTTCCTGTAGGGCGGCTCAGTGATGAATGGGGACGTGGCATCTTTATTTCCATTGGGATCCTGTTTTATGGCATATCCATGGCATTAATCTATTTCGCTAGCCAAAGTTATGAATTTCTGTTGTCGGGCATTGCTGAGGGCATCGGTTCAGGAATTGTGATTCCTGCTATTGTCGCCTTGCTTGCCGATCGCACAGTTCCTCAAGAGCGTGGCTATGTATTTGGGATGACATGGGTTGGCTTTGATGTGGGAATTGCTGTGGCAGGTCCAATTATGGGCAAGCTAATTGGAGTTGTGGGAATCACAAATATCTTTGCGATCGCTACAGGACTTTGTATGGTGGGACTTGTGATTTTTGCTACCCAGTCTAATAAAACTGTAGCTGAGTCATTTAAATTTGCGATCGGTCAAACTAGCGATCGCTACGCAATCAAAGGCATCGTATCTCATGCTTAA
- a CDS encoding type I restriction-modification system subunit M, with the protein MISGEIKSQIDRIWDAFWSGGISNPLEVIEQITYLLFLKRLDELHTLEENKANRTKKPMERRIFPAGNDDKGRAYDEMRWSRFKHVAAAEMYELVNDHVFPFLRSLGGDGSTYAHHMKDARFTIPTPALLAKVVDALDGVPMDDRDTKGDLYEYMLGKIASAGQNGQFRTPRHIIQLMVELTAPTAGDVICDPASGTCGFLVMANEYLRSHYPEILRDTKLKDHFHHRMFHGFDFDNTMLRIGSMNMLLHGVENPDIRYKDSLAQEHAGDEGAYTLILANPPFAGSLDYENTAKDLLEIVKTKKTELLFLALFLRLLKTGGRAAVIVPDGVLFGSSKAHKELRQALVEEQKLDGVISLPSGVFKPYAGVSTAILLFTKTDSGGTDFVWFYDVKADGLSLDDKRSLLLSDDKQGAVPVTPLTDEEHSKNNLPDVLRRWRSLSSTSMASTPLSHRQKSSSLSEVEGTVNEAGDSGEVLASTPLSQRSSEYDRPRTAQSFCVPKADIVAQGYDLSLNRYKEVVHEEVDHRAPKDIIADLARLEAEIQEGMKELEGLLASASLSQR; encoded by the coding sequence ATGATCTCAGGGGAAATTAAGAGTCAAATCGATCGCATTTGGGATGCTTTTTGGTCGGGTGGGATATCGAACCCGCTTGAGGTGATTGAGCAAATTACTTATTTGCTGTTTTTAAAGCGCCTTGATGAGCTACATACCCTAGAAGAAAACAAGGCAAACCGCACCAAGAAACCAATGGAGCGGCGGATTTTTCCAGCGGGAAATGATGATAAGGGACGTGCCTATGATGAAATGCGCTGGTCTAGGTTTAAGCACGTTGCGGCAGCGGAGATGTATGAGCTTGTTAACGATCATGTGTTTCCGTTTTTGCGATCGCTAGGTGGTGACGGTTCAACTTACGCGCACCACATGAAGGATGCAAGGTTTACGATTCCGACTCCTGCGCTGTTGGCTAAGGTGGTGGATGCCTTGGATGGTGTGCCGATGGACGATCGCGATACGAAGGGCGATCTCTATGAATATATGTTGGGCAAGATTGCCAGTGCTGGTCAGAATGGGCAGTTTCGGACACCACGCCATATTATTCAGTTAATGGTGGAGCTAACTGCTCCGACGGCGGGGGATGTGATTTGTGACCCTGCGAGTGGGACTTGTGGCTTTTTGGTGATGGCGAATGAGTATTTGAGATCGCATTACCCTGAAATTTTGCGCGATACCAAGCTCAAGGATCATTTTCACCATCGGATGTTTCATGGTTTTGATTTTGATAACACGATGCTGCGAATTGGCAGTATGAATATGCTGTTGCATGGGGTGGAAAATCCAGATATTCGCTACAAGGATTCACTGGCTCAGGAACACGCAGGGGATGAAGGGGCTTATACGCTGATTTTGGCTAATCCTCCGTTTGCGGGTTCCTTGGACTATGAGAATACGGCTAAGGATTTGTTAGAGATTGTCAAAACTAAAAAGACGGAATTGCTATTTCTAGCGTTGTTTTTGAGGCTTTTGAAGACAGGCGGACGGGCGGCGGTGATTGTGCCTGATGGAGTTCTATTTGGTTCGTCTAAGGCTCATAAGGAACTTCGCCAAGCTTTGGTGGAAGAGCAGAAGTTAGATGGGGTGATTTCTTTGCCTAGTGGGGTGTTTAAGCCCTATGCGGGAGTCTCGACGGCGATCTTGTTATTCACAAAAACGGATTCGGGTGGAACGGATTTTGTCTGGTTTTATGATGTGAAGGCGGATGGTTTGAGTTTGGATGATAAGCGATCGCTTTTATTGTCTGATGATAAGCAGGGGGCTGTACCTGTGACACCGTTGACGGATGAGGAGCATTCTAAAAATAATTTGCCTGATGTGTTGAGGCGTTGGCGTAGTTTGTCTTCGACTTCGATGGCTTCGACTCCGCTCAGCCATCGGCAAAAATCTAGCTCCCTGAGCGAAGTCGAAGGGACGGTAAACGAAGCAGGAGATTCTGGTGAGGTTTTGGCTTCGACTCCGCTCAGCCAGCGTAGTTCTGAATACGATCGCCCTAGAACTGCTCAAAGTTTTTGTGTGCCGAAGGCGGATATTGTGGCGCAGGGCTATGATTTGAGTTTGAATCGTTATAAGGAGGTGGTACATGAGGAGGTCGATCATCGCGCTCCTAAAGATATCATTGCGGATTTGGCGAGGTTGGAGGCGGAGATTCAGGAAGGAATGAAGGAGTTGGAGGGATTGCTGGCTTCGGCTTCGCTCAGCCAACGATAA
- a CDS encoding type II toxin-antitoxin system PemK/MazF family toxin encodes MSNPNRGEIWLVDLNPTRGQELQKIRPVVVISAESFNSIPLRIVIPITSWQEKFSDRPFMVKIEASSDNQLDRDSAGNVLQVRSLSTERFVKQLGQVSDETLQELLSCLIVCVDYEPSD; translated from the coding sequence ATGAGTAATCCCAATCGTGGTGAAATATGGCTAGTTGACCTCAATCCAACCAGAGGACAAGAGCTTCAGAAAATCCGTCCAGTAGTAGTTATTAGTGCTGAATCCTTTAACTCTATTCCTTTAAGGATTGTCATCCCGATTACAAGCTGGCAAGAAAAATTTAGCGATCGCCCCTTCATGGTCAAAATTGAAGCCAGTTCAGATAATCAACTAGACCGCGACTCGGCAGGAAACGTCTTACAAGTTCGCAGCCTGTCCACAGAAAGATTTGTCAAACAGTTGGGGCAAGTATCCGATGAAACTCTACAGGAACTCTTATCTTGTCTAATTGTTTGTGTCGATTATGAGCCAAGCGATTAG
- a CDS encoding Uma2 family endonuclease — protein sequence MTMAIAKPTSPEISQESSQKITFEEFLEFDDGTDFMYELEHGELIQMASESEINQRIASFLFSYFLQLGIPYYRLRMKSEIAVNSQRVGVRVPDLVIFSEELAAVMQGAKRSLVMLDMPAPELVVELVSPSQESRDYRYKRSEYAARGILEYWVVDAIAQKVTLFQWVEGFYDEFVFTDDMVINSPLLGELTLTAAQVLQG from the coding sequence ATGACTATGGCGATCGCAAAACCAACTTCTCCAGAGATCAGCCAAGAAAGTTCGCAAAAAATCACCTTTGAGGAGTTTCTTGAGTTTGATGATGGTACGGACTTTATGTATGAGTTGGAGCATGGAGAATTGATACAAATGGCTTCTGAGAGTGAGATCAATCAGCGTATTGCGTCTTTTTTGTTTTCTTACTTTTTGCAATTGGGCATACCTTACTATCGGCTCAGGATGAAGAGTGAGATCGCGGTAAATAGCCAAAGGGTAGGGGTGCGTGTGCCTGATTTGGTGATATTTTCTGAGGAGTTGGCGGCGGTGATGCAGGGGGCAAAGCGATCGCTAGTGATGTTGGATATGCCTGCGCCTGAGTTGGTGGTGGAGTTGGTCAGTCCTAGTCAGGAAAGTCGGGACTATCGCTATAAGCGCTCTGAGTATGCAGCGCGGGGAATTTTAGAATATTGGGTTGTCGATGCGATCGCGCAAAAGGTTACTCTTTTTCAATGGGTGGAGGGGTTTTATGATGAGTTTGTGTTTACAGACGATATGGTAATTAATTCGCCTTTATTGGGTGAGTTGACTTTGACGGCGGCGCAGGTTTTGCAAGGATAG
- a CDS encoding restriction endonuclease subunit S, with product MKSNKSLPLSEAYWFQEGPGVRKWQFTDSGIKLLNVGNIEKNGTLNLEKTDRHLSKEEVAQKYSHFLVDEGDLVIASSGISFDDDGLLRTRGAFVEKHQLPLCLNTSTIRFKAVEGISELSFLRFWLDSREFRSQITKLVTGSAQQNFGPSHLKAIKIKLPPIAEQKRIAEILDRTQSLISKRKEAIAKLDTLTQSIFLEMFGDPVINPKGWNEDKTLGEVADIVSGITKGRKLNGQSVREVPYLAVVNVQDHKLDLSVIKTIEAKEDEIERYRLQVNDLVLTEGGDPDKLGRGTIWHGELPECIHQNHIFRVRIKLNELHPRFLMWLIGSKRGKSYFLKSAKQTTGIASINMTQLKGFPVLIPPLQLQKEFAQRVEAVEKLKATHRASLSQLEALFASLQHRAFRGEL from the coding sequence ATGAAAAGCAATAAATCTCTTCCACTTTCAGAGGCATATTGGTTTCAAGAAGGTCCAGGGGTTCGTAAATGGCAATTTACAGACTCAGGAATCAAGCTTTTAAACGTTGGAAATATTGAAAAAAATGGGACACTAAACCTTGAAAAGACTGATCGCCATTTAAGTAAGGAAGAAGTAGCACAGAAATATTCACATTTTTTAGTTGACGAAGGCGATCTTGTAATTGCTAGTTCAGGGATATCGTTTGATGATGATGGATTGCTGCGGACTCGTGGAGCATTTGTAGAAAAGCATCAATTGCCACTTTGTCTAAATACAAGCACGATCCGATTTAAAGCAGTTGAAGGTATTTCAGAGCTTTCATTTCTAAGATTTTGGCTTGATAGTCGTGAGTTTCGTTCGCAAATAACAAAATTAGTTACTGGTTCGGCTCAACAAAATTTTGGTCCATCGCATCTTAAAGCGATTAAAATCAAACTCCCTCCGATCGCTGAACAAAAACGTATAGCAGAGATACTCGATCGCACTCAGTCACTAATATCAAAACGCAAAGAGGCGATCGCAAAACTCGACACCCTCACCCAATCAATCTTCCTAGAAATGTTCGGCGATCCTGTCATAAATCCGAAAGGATGGAATGAAGACAAAACCTTAGGAGAAGTTGCTGATATAGTTTCAGGAATTACAAAAGGACGAAAGCTAAACGGTCAGAGTGTTCGAGAAGTTCCTTATTTAGCTGTTGTTAATGTTCAAGATCACAAACTTGATCTGAGTGTAATAAAAACAATTGAAGCCAAAGAAGATGAAATCGAACGCTATAGATTGCAAGTAAATGATTTAGTTCTCACTGAAGGAGGCGATCCTGATAAGTTAGGCAGAGGTACTATTTGGCATGGTGAACTACCTGAATGTATTCACCAAAATCATATTTTTCGAGTTCGCATTAAATTAAATGAACTGCATCCAAGATTTTTGATGTGGTTGATTGGCAGTAAAAGAGGGAAAAGCTACTTTCTCAAGTCAGCAAAACAAACAACAGGTATTGCATCTATCAACATGACCCAATTAAAAGGTTTTCCCGTTTTGATACCACCTCTCCAACTACAAAAAGAATTTGCTCAACGAGTCGAAGCCGTAGAAAAACTCAAAGCGACACATCGCGCATCCCTTAGCCAACTCGAAGCCCTCTTTGCCTCATTACAGCATCGTGCCTTTAGAGGAGAGTTGTAG